TGGTTCGTCGGCTCGTCAAGGATCAGCAGCTGCGGTGCGTCGAAGGTGCAAACAGCGAACATCAGCCGCGCCTTTTCGCCGCCCGAGAGCGATTCGATGGAACGGTCGGCTTTGTCGGCACCGAAGCCGAAGCTGCCGAGGCGGGCGCGTACCTTGCTTTCAATCGCGTCCGGCATCAGCTTCTTCATCTGATCCAGAGGCGTCGATTTCGGGTTCAGTTCATCCAGCTGATGCTGCGCGAAATAGCCGACCTTCAGCACCTTTGATTTGCGGCAGGTGCCATCCATGGGGGCAAGCCGGCCGGACAGGAGCTTTGCGAAGGTCGATTTGCCGTTGCCGTTGGCACCGAGTAGCGCGATCCGGTCATCCATATCGACGCGGAGATCAAGCTTTTTCAGGATCGGATGATCGACCTCATAGCCGACCGAGGCGCCCTCAAGCGCGATCAGCGGCGAGGAAAGCGGTTCGGGGTTCGGGAACCGGAAGGGGATGGTTTCGGACGTTGCCATCGTGGCGATGGGCTGCATCTTTTCCAAGAGTTTCAGCCGACTTTGCGCCTGCTTGGCTTTCGAAGCCTTGGCCTTGAAACGGTCGACAAAGGCCTGAATATGGCGGCGCTCGGCTTCCTGCTTCGATTTCAGCGCAGCTTGCCGCTCCATCTTCTCGGCGCGGAGCTGCTCGAACCGGTCATAGCCGCCCGTGTAGATATTCAGCTTGCCGCCCTCAAGATGGACGATATGGCCGACAGCGTTATTGAGAAGATCCCGGTCGTGGCTGACGATCAGCACGGTGTAGGGATAGCTTTTCAGGAATGTCTCCAGCCAGATTACGCCTTCGAGGTCGAGATAGTTGGTCGGCTCGTCGAGGAGCAACAGGTCAGGCTCGTTGAAAAGAACGCAGGCGAGTGCCACCCGCATCCGCCAGCCGCCCGAATAGCTTGAACAGGGCCGCGCCTGGGCCTCTTCGTCAAAACCGAGCCCCTTCAGGATCGTGGCGGCGCGGGCGTTTGCCGTGTGGGCGCTGATATCGGCAAGGCGCGTGTGGATTTCGGCAATCCGGTGCGGGTCTGTCGCTGTCAGGGCCTCGGCCTCGAGCGACACCAGCTCCTTGTTCGACTGGATCACGGTGTCGAGCAGGCTTTGCGGGCCGCCGGGCGCTTCCTGCCCTACGTGGCCGAGCCGCGCGGAGGGGCGCACCTTCACCTCACCCGTTTCCGGCGAAAGCTCGCCAAGGATCATCTTCAGGAGCGTCGATTTGCCGGCACCGTTCGGCCCCACAAGGCCAACCTTGTGGCCGGCGGGCACAACAACGGTGGCCTGATCGATCAGGAGGCGGTCGCCAATACGGTATGTTATGTCGGTGATATGCAGCATGGGCGCGGCTCTAGCACGGCCAAAGGCCTTGCGCAACGGGGGGCTTGTGGCTTTCGGAAACGGACGCTATAAGGCCGCGAACCGATTCTTATCCCCGTCCAGAAATAAGGAATTTCAAGATGGCCGTGCAACGCACTTTCTCGATCATCAAGCCGGATGCCACCAACCGCAACCTGACTGGCGCCGTTAACGCCAAGCTCGAAGCCGCTGGCCTGCGCATTGTTGCCCAGAAACGCATCCAGATGACCCAGAAACAAGCCGAGACCTTCTACGCTGTTCACAGCGCGCGTCCCTTCTTCGGCGAACTCGTCGAGTTCATGACCTCGGCTCCGGTCGTTGTTCAGGTTCTCGAAGGCGAAGACGCCGTTGCCAAGAACCGCGAAGTGATGGGCGCCACCAACCCGTCGGAAGCCGCTGAAGGCACCATCCGCAAAGAGTTCGCGCTGTCGATCGGCGAAAACTCGGTACACGGTTCGGATTCGGCCGAGAACGCAGCAATCGAAATCGCCCAGTTCTTCGCTGGTAACGAAATCGTCGGCTAATCCCTTCAGGGACTGCCGAAACGGAAAGGCCGGTCATTTGACCGGCCTTTTTGTTTTCAGTTGATGGCGGGGCTTGTGGCCGCCGAGATATTCAACTCGACGCCGTCCCCGTAAACCACGCGGCCATCTTCCACCATCACCTTGCCTTCGGCGATCAGGCGGACGATTGCGGGGTAGAGCCGGTGTTCCTGCACCTGGATACGGGCGGCGAGGGTTTCGACTGTGTCACCCGGCAGCACCGGTACCACGGCCTGCGCGATGATCGGGCCGTTGTCGAGGTCCGGGCGCACATAATGGAGCGTGCAGCCGGCGAAACGCACGCCATCGGCAATCGCGCGGGCGTGGGTATCAAGGCCGCGGTAGGCGGGCAGGAGGCTGGGGTGGATATTGATCATCCGGTCGTGCCAGCGTTCGATAAACTTATCCGAAAGGATGCGCATGAAACCGGCAAGGCAGATGAATTCCGCCCCCGCTTCCGTCAGTTTTTCATGCATCGCATCGTCGAAAGCCTCGCGGCAATCGAAATCCTTGTGGCTGATAGTGGCGACAGGAATGCCGGCGGCCTCGGCGCGGGCAATGCCGCCCGCTGCCGCCTTGTTCGAAATGACGAGGGCGATTTCAGCCGGATAGTCGGCGCGTGCGCAGGCATCGATCAGCACCTGAAGATTGGTGCCGGACCCCGATATCAGGACGCCGAGCTTCAGCTTCGCCATTGCCTGTGTCAGCCCGTGGTGAGGGCGGACCAGTCGGCCGCTTCGCCCCAGGTGCCGGCCTTGCCGGTGACAAGGCAAGTGGGCTTCTCTTCGCCCTTCACGACCTTGCCGATGATGACGGCGTCTTCGCCTTCGGCTTTCAGAAGCGCGACGGCTGCGTCGGCATTCTCGGGCGCCACAACAGCTACCATGCCGATGCCGCAGTTGAAGGTGCGGGCCATTTCCGACGCGCGGATATTGCCTTCGCCCTGCAGCCACGAAAAGAGCGGGGAAAGGGTCCATGCGCCGCTGTCGATCACGGCCTGTGTGCCTTTCGGCAGCACGCGGGGGACGTTTTCAGTGAAGCCGCCGCCGGTGATGTGCGCCAGCGCCTTCACATAGCCGGCGCGAACGCCCTTGAGGCAGCTTTTCACATAAATCCTGGTCGGTGCGATCAGCGCTTCGCCGAGCGTGCGGCTGGCGTCGAACGGTGCCTTGTCGGCATATTTGTAGCCCTTGTCGCCCACAATGCGGCGCACCAGCGAATAGCCGTTCGAGTGAACGCCCGAAGAGGCGAGGCCGATGAGGATATCGCCTTCAGCAACGGTTGAGCCGTCGATCATGGTGCCGCGCTCGGCCGCGCCCACGGCGAAACCGGCAAGGTCATAATCCTTGTCATGGTACATGCCGGGCATTTCGGCAGTTTCACCGCCCACAAGGGCCGCGCCAGCCTGACGGCAGCCTTCGGCGATACCGGCGACGACGGCCGTCATCTGCTTCACATCCAGTTTGCCGGTCGCCATATAATCGAGGAACAGAAGCGGCTCGGCGCCTTGTACCACCAGATCGTTGACGCACATGGCGACAAGGTCGATCCCGACCGTGTCATGGAGCCCCGCATCAATCGCGACCTTCAGCTTGGTGCCGACGCCGTCCGTGGCCGCCACAAGGATCGGATCGTTGAAGCCCGCAGCGCGCAGGTCAAACAGGCCGCCGAAGCCGCCAAGGTCGGGGTTCGAGCCCGGGCGCGCGGTCGATTGCGCCAGCGGCTTGATATTGTCGACAAGCGCTTCACCCGCATCGATATCGACGCCGGCATCTTTATAGGTATAAGACTGTTTCGTATCGCTCACGGCTGGGCTTCCGTTCGTTCGAGGGCGTGTTGTGCCAGCGGCCATATCCAAGGCTTGGGGCTGGCAATCGATCTTTGCGGCGTTATAGTGTCGCCAGCGCGGATATGAAAGGGCTTATGTACAGGATTTTCAAGAGAGCGGCGAGCCTGATGACAGGGCAGGTGAGGGCAGCAATGCGCCTTCCGGCCCTTGGTCTTGTGCTCATGCTGGGTGC
The Gimibacter soli DNA segment above includes these coding regions:
- a CDS encoding ABC-F family ATP-binding cassette domain-containing protein; translated protein: MLHITDITYRIGDRLLIDQATVVVPAGHKVGLVGPNGAGKSTLLKMILGELSPETGEVKVRPSARLGHVGQEAPGGPQSLLDTVIQSNKELVSLEAEALTATDPHRIAEIHTRLADISAHTANARAATILKGLGFDEEAQARPCSSYSGGWRMRVALACVLFNEPDLLLLDEPTNYLDLEGVIWLETFLKSYPYTVLIVSHDRDLLNNAVGHIVHLEGGKLNIYTGGYDRFEQLRAEKMERQAALKSKQEAERRHIQAFVDRFKAKASKAKQAQSRLKLLEKMQPIATMATSETIPFRFPNPEPLSSPLIALEGASVGYEVDHPILKKLDLRVDMDDRIALLGANGNGKSTFAKLLSGRLAPMDGTCRKSKVLKVGYFAQHQLDELNPKSTPLDQMKKLMPDAIESKVRARLGSFGFGADKADRSIESLSGGEKARLMFAVCTFDAPQLLILDEPTNHLDVDSREALIHAINDFDGAVVLISHDRHLLEACADRLWLVEKGDVKRFEGDLADYRIHLLKERGGDRADKTDKSDSSRKAQRQAAADIRLKLAPLRREAERAEAKVEKLSALVANLEEKLGNPALYASQDAAATAKVTALQVDLAKQKALLEDAEMAWLEAQEAYDSAVEAAG
- the ndk gene encoding nucleoside-diphosphate kinase, which translates into the protein MAVQRTFSIIKPDATNRNLTGAVNAKLEAAGLRIVAQKRIQMTQKQAETFYAVHSARPFFGELVEFMTSAPVVVQVLEGEDAVAKNREVMGATNPSEAAEGTIRKEFALSIGENSVHGSDSAENAAIEIAQFFAGNEIVG
- the purM gene encoding phosphoribosylformylglycinamidine cyclo-ligase; this translates as MSDTKQSYTYKDAGVDIDAGEALVDNIKPLAQSTARPGSNPDLGGFGGLFDLRAAGFNDPILVAATDGVGTKLKVAIDAGLHDTVGIDLVAMCVNDLVVQGAEPLLFLDYMATGKLDVKQMTAVVAGIAEGCRQAGAALVGGETAEMPGMYHDKDYDLAGFAVGAAERGTMIDGSTVAEGDILIGLASSGVHSNGYSLVRRIVGDKGYKYADKAPFDASRTLGEALIAPTRIYVKSCLKGVRAGYVKALAHITGGGFTENVPRVLPKGTQAVIDSGAWTLSPLFSWLQGEGNIRASEMARTFNCGIGMVAVVAPENADAAVALLKAEGEDAVIIGKVVKGEEKPTCLVTGKAGTWGEAADWSALTTG
- the purN gene encoding phosphoribosylglycinamide formyltransferase, which produces MAKLKLGVLISGSGTNLQVLIDACARADYPAEIALVISNKAAAGGIARAEAAGIPVATISHKDFDCREAFDDAMHEKLTEAGAEFICLAGFMRILSDKFIERWHDRMINIHPSLLPAYRGLDTHARAIADGVRFAGCTLHYVRPDLDNGPIIAQAVVPVLPGDTVETLAARIQVQEHRLYPAIVRLIAEGKVMVEDGRVVYGDGVELNISAATSPAIN